One Lysobacter enzymogenes DNA segment encodes these proteins:
- a CDS encoding DUF4087 domain-containing protein: MARHGRSLLFPRFAVALAAALLAGHAAAAAKPETRCGWFINPTPGNAWLIDPDAQWTVGLQGGHQAEGPWPEPPSEKDWVKHEGDPRGYGYGCACLKVVTGFDHSIVRILSAKGKPLAQCRRDRALTGLEPDYASDR; this comes from the coding sequence ATGGCCCGTCACGGACGTTCCCTGTTGTTCCCGCGCTTCGCCGTGGCCCTGGCCGCGGCGTTGCTCGCCGGCCACGCCGCGGCGGCCGCCAAGCCGGAAACGCGCTGCGGCTGGTTCATCAATCCGACCCCGGGCAACGCCTGGCTGATCGATCCCGACGCGCAATGGACCGTGGGCCTGCAGGGCGGCCACCAGGCCGAAGGCCCGTGGCCGGAGCCGCCGTCGGAGAAAGACTGGGTCAAGCACGAAGGCGATCCGCGCGGCTACGGTTACGGCTGCGCCTGCCTGAAGGTCGTGACCGGTTTCGACCACAGCATCGTCCGCATCCTTTCGGCCAAGGGCAAGCCGCTGGCGCAATGCCGCCGCGACCGCGCCCTGACCGGACTGGAACCGGACTACGCCTCCGACCGATGA
- a CDS encoding mechanosensitive ion channel family protein, whose amino-acid sequence MSAAPKPPPLDRDPELAEVVSDAMDVVSNPTDLLITLLALTLAAAVGVLVTRALKQRIGHQRPVLLTVVEYLCTPVLTLLTLGVLSLFGGSFGNPLIGLAATLLLLFLVIRFFGMAVELLFRPTLPLKIMLRAVTVVAWLALVVGVFVDRSQPLAKLYGASFKFGGINVSSQGLVAGLIGGVVIAIVALWGDKTVTKLLRRSRTLQPNYILALSRIFSVAIWIAATLAIFAASDINITALAAFGGALGIGLGLGLQKLAASYISGLIVLFEQSVRVGDNIVSNSVSGRVTRMTVRYTMIRTRDGVEAIVPNDLLTNNVIVNQSWSDRNLRLVCGVLVKGDTDLELARTLFVEAMNAQPRVLQEPAPHMYITGVNDKGIQLDGHFWISDPENGQNNVASDIYDAVLGAFRKNGVQLVAQ is encoded by the coding sequence ATGAGCGCCGCGCCCAAGCCGCCGCCGCTGGACCGCGACCCGGAACTCGCCGAAGTCGTCTCCGACGCCATGGACGTGGTGTCGAACCCGACCGACCTGCTGATCACCCTGCTCGCCCTGACCCTCGCCGCCGCGGTCGGCGTGCTGGTCACACGCGCGCTCAAGCAGCGCATCGGCCACCAGCGCCCGGTGCTGCTGACCGTGGTCGAGTACCTGTGCACGCCGGTGCTGACCCTGCTGACGCTGGGGGTGTTGAGCCTGTTCGGCGGTTCGTTCGGCAATCCGCTGATCGGCCTGGCCGCGACCTTGCTGCTGCTGTTCCTGGTGATCCGGTTCTTCGGCATGGCCGTCGAACTGCTGTTCCGCCCGACCCTGCCGCTGAAGATCATGCTGCGCGCGGTGACCGTGGTGGCGTGGCTGGCGCTGGTGGTCGGGGTGTTCGTCGACCGCAGCCAGCCGCTGGCCAAGCTCTACGGCGCCAGCTTCAAGTTCGGCGGCATCAACGTGTCCAGCCAGGGCCTGGTCGCCGGCCTGATCGGCGGCGTGGTGATCGCGATCGTCGCGCTGTGGGGCGACAAGACCGTCACCAAACTGCTGCGCCGCAGCCGCACCCTGCAGCCGAACTACATCCTGGCGCTGTCGCGCATCTTCAGCGTGGCGATCTGGATCGCCGCGACCCTGGCGATCTTCGCCGCCAGCGACATCAACATCACCGCCCTGGCCGCGTTCGGCGGCGCGCTCGGCATCGGCCTGGGCCTGGGCCTGCAGAAGCTCGCGGCCAGCTACATCAGCGGCCTGATCGTGCTGTTCGAACAATCCGTGCGGGTCGGCGACAACATCGTCAGCAACTCGGTGTCCGGCCGGGTCACCCGCATGACCGTGCGCTACACCATGATCCGCACCCGCGACGGGGTCGAGGCGATCGTGCCCAACGACCTGTTGACCAACAACGTGATCGTCAACCAATCCTGGTCGGACCGGAACCTGCGCCTGGTCTGCGGCGTGCTGGTCAAGGGCGACACCGACCTGGAACTGGCGCGCACGCTGTTCGTCGAGGCGATGAACGCGCAGCCGCGGGTGCTGCAGGAGCCGGCGCCGCACATGTACATCACCGGCGTCAACGACAAGGGCATCCAGCTCGACGGGCACTTCTGGATTTCCGATCCGGAGAACGGCCAGAACAACGTCGCCTCCGACATCTACGATGCGGTGCTCGGCGCGTTCCGCAAGAACGGCGTGCAGTTGGTCGCGCAGTGA
- a CDS encoding thioredoxin family protein, translating into MTDTAHPRFFWQFPMQLVRHARLDEFLPDDGRLRILFLWGKDCPNCDIAKGQMLLAQERFRWPDVDWLHDNVYEDAAMGTHFGLHGIPAFLVFRGARKLGRIGQWPGTEAFVAAIEKLRADDPAAAPPPAG; encoded by the coding sequence GTGACCGACACCGCCCACCCGCGCTTCTTCTGGCAGTTCCCGATGCAACTGGTCCGGCACGCGCGCCTGGACGAGTTCCTGCCCGACGACGGCCGCCTGCGCATCTTGTTCCTGTGGGGCAAGGACTGTCCGAACTGCGATATCGCCAAGGGCCAGATGCTGCTGGCGCAGGAGCGCTTCCGCTGGCCCGACGTGGACTGGCTGCACGACAACGTCTACGAGGACGCGGCCATGGGCACGCACTTCGGCCTGCACGGCATCCCCGCGTTCCTGGTGTTCCGCGGCGCCAGGAAGCTCGGCCGGATCGGCCAGTGGCCGGGCACCGAGGCCTTCGTCGCGGCGATCGAGAAGCTGCGCGCCGACGACCCGGCGGCCGCGCCGCCGCCCGCGGGCTGA
- a CDS encoding LysE family translocator — MFDASTLAAYLIAAAVLVFIPGPGTAWIVAQSAAGGTARGIQAAFGLETATLIHALAAGLGLSALLATSALAFEVLKYAGAAYLIWLGIKAWRGGPATAAPAADAPPPARISARQVYWRSVMTGVLNPKVALFFLAFLPQFVHPERGMVWLQFLVLGALLSLIGLSNSLILSFAVGRFGRRFGGGGGRWKERLTGSVFIALGLRLAVQQR; from the coding sequence ATGTTCGACGCCTCCACCCTCGCCGCCTACCTGATCGCCGCCGCCGTGCTGGTCTTCATTCCCGGCCCGGGCACCGCATGGATCGTCGCCCAGAGCGCCGCCGGCGGCACCGCGCGCGGCATCCAGGCCGCGTTCGGGCTGGAAACGGCGACCTTGATCCACGCCCTCGCCGCCGGCCTGGGCCTGTCGGCGCTGCTGGCGACCTCGGCGCTGGCGTTCGAAGTGCTCAAGTACGCCGGCGCGGCCTACCTGATCTGGCTCGGCATCAAGGCCTGGCGCGGCGGTCCGGCCACGGCGGCGCCGGCCGCGGACGCGCCGCCGCCGGCGCGGATCTCCGCGCGCCAGGTCTATTGGCGCTCGGTCATGACCGGCGTGCTCAACCCCAAGGTGGCGCTGTTCTTCCTCGCCTTCCTGCCGCAGTTCGTGCATCCCGAGCGCGGCATGGTGTGGCTGCAGTTCCTGGTCCTGGGCGCGTTGCTGTCGCTGATCGGGCTGAGCAACAGCCTGATCCTGAGCTTCGCCGTCGGCCGCTTCGGCCGCCGCTTCGGCGGCGGCGGCGGACGCTGGAAGGAACGCCTGACCGGCAGCGTGTTCATCGCCCTGGGCCTGCGCCTGGCCGTGCAGCAGCGCTGA
- a CDS encoding tellurite resistance TerB family protein yields MKTQGFLDQLLKTAQNSLGGGGGLGDLLGGGKPLARTEPQRGHERRDEPSRGLLNADFGKGALAGGALGLLLGNKKLRKHAGKFALAGGVAAVGVLAYKAYGDYKRQQEGPGAAEPRTVDRLPPPQAEQHSRAILQALVAASKADGHIDAREREAIEGEFVRIDGDAQLRTWLHAELEKPLDPAEVARAAETPEIGAEMYLASLLAADEQNYMERAYLDELARQLKIDDALKARLEQQLRDAQA; encoded by the coding sequence ATGAAGACCCAAGGCTTTCTCGACCAGTTGCTCAAGACCGCGCAGAACAGCCTCGGCGGCGGTGGCGGCCTGGGCGATCTGCTCGGCGGCGGCAAGCCGCTGGCGCGGACCGAGCCGCAACGCGGCCATGAGCGCCGCGACGAACCCTCGCGCGGCCTGCTCAACGCCGACTTCGGCAAGGGCGCCCTGGCCGGCGGCGCGCTCGGCCTGTTGCTGGGCAACAAGAAGCTGCGCAAGCACGCCGGCAAGTTCGCCCTGGCCGGTGGCGTGGCCGCGGTCGGCGTGCTGGCGTACAAAGCCTACGGCGACTACAAGCGCCAGCAGGAAGGGCCCGGCGCGGCCGAACCGCGCACCGTCGACCGCCTGCCGCCGCCGCAGGCCGAACAGCACAGCCGCGCGATCCTGCAGGCACTGGTCGCCGCGTCCAAGGCCGACGGCCACATCGACGCGCGCGAACGCGAGGCGATCGAAGGCGAGTTCGTGCGCATCGACGGCGACGCGCAACTGCGCACGTGGCTGCACGCGGAACTGGAAAAGCCGCTGGACCCGGCCGAAGTGGCGCGCGCCGCCGAGACCCCGGAGATCGGCGCGGAAATGTACCTGGCCAGCCTGCTGGCGGCGGACGAACAGAACTACATGGAACGCGCCTACCTCGACGAACTGGCGCGCCAGCTCAAGATCGACGACGCGCTCAAGGCGCGGCTGGAACAACAGCTGCGCGACGCCCAGGCCTGA
- a CDS encoding PIN domain-containing protein, which produces MNAVPRIVLDSNVCLDLFAFADPAVAPLLQALRSGAVAAVTDAPCREEWQRILDYPQLALDPAARARCLREYDEVLRPFAHDGAGETKLPRCADPDDQKFLELAHAAGARWLLSRDHALVVLGRRTARAGWFEIMTPRTWVALEAWRSPAG; this is translated from the coding sequence ATGAACGCCGTGCCGCGGATCGTGCTCGACAGCAACGTCTGCCTGGACCTGTTCGCGTTCGCCGATCCGGCGGTGGCGCCGCTGCTGCAGGCGCTGCGCAGCGGCGCGGTGGCCGCGGTCACCGACGCGCCCTGCCGCGAGGAATGGCAGCGCATCCTCGACTATCCCCAGCTCGCGCTGGACCCGGCGGCGCGCGCGCGCTGCCTGCGCGAGTACGACGAAGTGCTGCGGCCGTTCGCGCACGATGGCGCAGGCGAAACCAAGCTGCCGCGCTGCGCCGATCCGGACGATCAGAAATTCCTGGAACTGGCCCATGCGGCCGGCGCGCGCTGGCTGCTCAGCCGCGACCACGCCCTGGTGGTGCTGGGGCGGCGGACCGCGCGGGCGGGCTGGTTCGAGATCATGACGCCGCGGACCTGGGTGGCGTTGGAGGCGTGGCGCTCGCCTGCGGGTTGA
- a CDS encoding AraC family transcriptional regulator, whose protein sequence is MQGVPDRFDATSDAAQFRQVAHRPGVELYRAHIVRHSFDPHTHEAYGLGAIESGVERFRYRGSDHLAPPDSLVLMNPDVLHTGHAVTAEGWRYRMIYVEPEAAAQITGDEGWWFDDAVRHDPARARRVTARLDALWHAREPLAFDSQLHALLDEFRDHARMPRRARPEAPKRFVPVLDYLRAQLAERVTLEELAAVADLSPFHFLRQFRAQYHVTPQQMLMALRLYEAKRLLAAGLPPARIAAETGLTDQAHFTRAFQRRYGITPARYQKQLRG, encoded by the coding sequence ATGCAAGGCGTGCCCGACCGCTTCGACGCCACCTCCGACGCCGCCCAGTTCCGGCAGGTCGCGCATCGCCCCGGGGTCGAGCTTTACCGCGCGCACATCGTCCGCCACTCCTTCGATCCGCACACCCACGAAGCCTACGGCCTGGGCGCGATCGAATCGGGCGTGGAGCGCTTCCGCTACCGCGGCAGCGATCACCTCGCCCCGCCCGATTCGCTGGTGCTGATGAATCCGGACGTGCTGCACACCGGCCACGCGGTCACCGCCGAGGGCTGGCGCTACCGGATGATCTATGTAGAGCCCGAGGCCGCCGCGCAGATCACCGGCGACGAAGGCTGGTGGTTCGACGACGCGGTGCGCCACGATCCCGCGCGCGCGCGCCGGGTCACCGCGCGCCTGGATGCGCTGTGGCATGCGCGCGAACCGCTGGCCTTCGACAGCCAACTGCACGCCCTGCTCGACGAATTCCGCGACCACGCGCGGATGCCGCGGCGGGCGCGGCCGGAGGCGCCCAAGCGCTTCGTCCCGGTGCTGGACTACCTGCGCGCGCAGTTGGCCGAACGCGTGACGTTGGAAGAACTGGCCGCGGTCGCCGACCTGAGTCCATTCCACTTCCTGCGCCAGTTCCGCGCGCAGTACCACGTCACTCCGCAGCAGATGCTGATGGCGCTGCGCCTGTACGAGGCCAAGCGCCTGCTGGCCGCGGGCCTGCCGCCGGCGCGCATCGCCGCGGAGACCGGGTTGACCGACCAGGCCCACTTCACCCGCGCGTTCCAGCGACGCTACGGCATCACGCCTGCGCGCTACCAAAAGCAACTCCGCGGCTGA
- a CDS encoding DMT family transporter, whose product MLLGTLYALLAGLIWGLVFVGPLLLPEYPAALQSVGRYLAFGLIALPLAWLDRKALRQLGRADWIEALKLSLIGNLLYYLCLASAIQRAGGPLPTMIIGTLPVIIAISANLRNARRDGRLPWARLAPSLLLIALGIACVNRAELRELQSQSHADLGRYAVGGLLAFGAVICWTWYPLRNADWLRAHPDRSPRSWATAQGVATLPLALAGYIALWLYMGATHSPFPMPFGPRAGYFVALMVAIGLLASWVGTLCWNEASQRLPTALAGQLIVFETLFALTYAFMLRGQWPPALTLAGIGLLVAGVLWALRIKPVPPEVAVESAA is encoded by the coding sequence ATGTTGCTCGGAACCCTCTACGCCCTGCTCGCCGGCCTGATCTGGGGCCTGGTCTTCGTCGGCCCGCTGTTGCTGCCCGAGTACCCGGCCGCGCTGCAGTCGGTCGGCCGCTACCTCGCCTTCGGCCTGATCGCGCTGCCGCTGGCCTGGCTCGACCGCAAGGCGCTGCGCCAGCTCGGCCGCGCCGACTGGATCGAAGCGCTGAAGCTGTCGCTGATCGGCAACCTGCTCTATTACCTGTGCCTGGCCAGCGCGATCCAGCGCGCCGGCGGGCCGCTGCCGACCATGATCATCGGCACCTTGCCGGTGATCATCGCGATCAGCGCCAACCTGCGCAACGCTCGCCGCGACGGCCGCCTGCCGTGGGCGCGGCTGGCGCCGTCGCTGTTGCTGATCGCGCTCGGCATCGCTTGCGTCAACCGCGCCGAACTGCGCGAGCTGCAGTCGCAATCGCACGCCGACCTCGGCCGCTACGCGGTCGGCGGCCTGCTCGCCTTCGGCGCGGTGATCTGCTGGACCTGGTATCCGCTGCGCAACGCCGACTGGCTGCGCGCGCACCCCGACCGCAGCCCGCGCAGTTGGGCCACCGCGCAAGGCGTGGCGACGCTGCCGCTGGCGCTGGCCGGCTACATCGCGTTGTGGCTGTACATGGGCGCGACCCACTCGCCGTTCCCGATGCCGTTCGGTCCGCGCGCCGGCTACTTCGTCGCGCTGATGGTCGCCATCGGCCTGCTCGCTTCGTGGGTCGGCACGCTGTGCTGGAACGAGGCCAGCCAGCGCTTGCCGACCGCGCTGGCCGGGCAGCTGATCGTGTTCGAAACGCTGTTCGCGCTGACCTATGCCTTCATGCTGCGCGGGCAGTGGCCGCCCGCGCTGACCCTGGCCGGAATCGGGCTGCTGGTGGCCGGAGTGTTGTGGGCGTTGCGGATCAAGCCGGTGCCGCCGGAGGTCGCGGTGGAGAGCGCGGCTTGA
- a CDS encoding TonB-dependent receptor family protein: protein MRIVTLSPVLLSLAFAGASHAQSAATEATTLDRLRVHGQRPATVAAPAQARERLAQRAGATAWVDGESYRGGRVSTLTDALGYAPGVFVQPRFGAEEARLSIRGSGLQRTFHGRGLELLQDGSPLNLADGGFDFQAVEPLSARYIEVYRGANALEYGAATLGGAIDFVSPTGYDAAPLRARIESGAFGYRRGQLAIAGAAGAADGYASLSGLRQDGFRDHAEQENYRLFANAGYRFGDALDGRLYFTHVDTRSALPGNLTLAESRRDPRLAAPGNLALDQRRDYRLDRLSGRLAWSPSAAGTLTLSAYYADKSLHHPIFQVLRQDSRDYGLDLRWRGHYQGLGLRHDLIAGVAFAQGEIDDRRWFNLAGRAGAPSNRFDQRARNAKLYLENQSWLSPRWAVSLGAQALRSQRRSRDRLILGGRDESFDKDYGGVSPKLGLRYLAGDGVQWYANLSRSLEPPSFGELSGGPGVTPVDKQRADSGEFGLRVQRETLSLDFAAYRARIRGELLALNDGQGNPLGTVNAGRTLHQGIEFGLGWRFARAWTLSANYLYNDFRFDRDRDRVYGDNDLAGAPPQQLRAQLRWSPDERFYLEPNIEWTPQDYYIDHANTFKAPGYSVAGLRVGGRIGAQWNWFADARNLAGRKWIASTNAIADARGQDGRNVLPGDGRAVYVGLEWSGDRIGARGD from the coding sequence ATGCGCATCGTCACGCTTTCGCCCGTCTTGCTGTCGCTGGCCTTCGCCGGCGCCTCACACGCGCAGTCGGCCGCCACCGAGGCCACCACGCTCGACCGCTTGCGCGTGCACGGCCAGCGGCCGGCCACGGTCGCCGCGCCGGCGCAGGCGCGCGAGCGCCTCGCGCAGCGCGCCGGCGCGACCGCCTGGGTCGACGGCGAGTCTTACCGCGGCGGCCGCGTGAGCACGCTGACCGATGCGCTCGGCTATGCGCCTGGCGTATTCGTGCAGCCGCGCTTCGGCGCCGAGGAAGCGCGCTTGTCGATCCGCGGCTCGGGCCTGCAGCGCACGTTCCACGGCCGCGGCCTGGAACTGTTGCAGGACGGCAGCCCGCTCAACCTCGCCGACGGCGGTTTCGATTTCCAGGCGGTGGAGCCGCTCAGCGCGCGCTACATCGAGGTCTACCGCGGCGCCAACGCGCTGGAATACGGCGCGGCCACGCTCGGCGGCGCGATCGATTTCGTCTCCCCGACCGGCTACGACGCCGCGCCGCTGCGCGCGCGCATCGAAAGCGGCGCGTTCGGCTATCGTCGCGGCCAGCTCGCCATCGCCGGCGCCGCGGGCGCAGCCGACGGCTACGCCAGCCTCAGCGGCTTGCGCCAGGACGGCTTTCGCGATCACGCCGAGCAGGAAAACTACCGGCTGTTCGCCAACGCCGGTTATCGCTTCGGCGACGCCCTCGACGGGCGGCTCTACTTCACTCACGTCGATACCCGTTCGGCCTTGCCCGGCAACCTCACCCTGGCCGAATCGCGGCGCGATCCGCGCCTGGCCGCGCCGGGCAACCTGGCGCTGGATCAGCGCCGCGATTATCGCCTCGACCGCCTTTCCGGCCGCCTGGCGTGGTCGCCTTCGGCCGCGGGCACGCTGACGCTGTCGGCGTACTACGCCGACAAATCGCTGCACCATCCGATCTTCCAGGTGCTGCGCCAGGACAGCCGCGACTACGGCCTGGACCTGCGCTGGCGCGGCCACTACCAGGGACTCGGCCTGCGCCACGATCTGATCGCCGGCGTCGCCTTCGCCCAAGGCGAGATCGACGACCGGCGCTGGTTCAACCTCGCCGGCCGCGCCGGCGCGCCGAGCAACCGCTTCGACCAGCGCGCGCGCAACGCCAAGCTCTACCTGGAAAACCAGAGCTGGCTGTCGCCGCGCTGGGCGGTTTCGCTCGGCGCGCAGGCGCTGCGCTCGCAGCGGCGCTCGCGCGATCGGTTGATCCTCGGCGGCCGCGACGAGAGCTTCGACAAGGACTACGGCGGCGTCAGTCCCAAGCTCGGCCTGCGCTACCTCGCCGGCGACGGCGTGCAGTGGTACGCCAACCTCAGCCGCAGCCTGGAACCGCCGAGCTTCGGCGAACTCAGCGGCGGCCCCGGGGTGACGCCGGTGGACAAACAGCGCGCCGACAGCGGCGAGTTCGGCCTGCGCGTGCAGCGCGAAACCCTGTCGCTGGACTTCGCCGCGTATCGCGCGCGGATCCGCGGCGAACTGCTCGCGCTCAACGACGGCCAAGGCAATCCGCTCGGCACCGTCAACGCCGGCCGTACCCTGCACCAGGGCATCGAATTCGGCCTGGGCTGGCGCTTCGCCCGCGCCTGGACGCTGTCGGCCAACTATCTCTACAACGACTTCCGCTTCGACCGCGACCGCGACCGCGTCTACGGCGACAACGACCTCGCCGGCGCGCCGCCGCAACAACTGCGCGCGCAGCTGCGCTGGTCGCCGGACGAACGTTTCTATCTCGAACCGAACATCGAGTGGACGCCGCAGGACTACTACATCGACCACGCCAACACGTTCAAGGCGCCGGGCTACAGCGTCGCCGGCCTGCGCGTGGGCGGGCGCATCGGCGCGCAGTGGAACTGGTTCGCCGATGCGCGCAACCTCGCCGGGCGTAAGTGGATCGCCAGCACCAACGCCATCGCCGACGCGCGCGGGCAGGACGGGCGCAACGTCCTGCCGGGCGACGGGCGCGCGGTGTATGTCGGGCTGGAGTGGTCGGGCGACCGGATCGGCGCGCGCGGCGACTGA
- a CDS encoding DUF5916 domain-containing protein → MRHRCTIAALAAACAAVSLAPCARAVEIDGRIDPQEWAQAQRIDDFRHTQPLSREPGRLPTQAWLMATERGLAVAFRNTQPAGVPRMRQHTQRDGDGTVDRVNLYVDFDGDGRTGYNFTVTLANSITDATVTNENRFNNDWDGHWLHATGEDEQGWSAEMLIPWHIAPMRGGAGGMRTLGIQLDRVVASSGERLSWPAVHYTEARYLSAFNRVEVPAYRQSLLAITPYAVAIGDAVGHASDVDGGFDLFWKPSGAFQLSATVNPDFGQVESDELTVNFSATESFFSDKRPFFTENQGFFDVPFGSYNNNSRLIYTRRVGAQADDGNGSGDVAAAIKLNGSAGGLNYGVFAASEGDAAGRDFYAARVTRDFERFGLGAMATRVERPFQDRIANVYEFDQRWAPNAQWSLRGTVVASDVQQQGRNRRDSGAQLRVDYDMGGGWRQQLYGLHVGRELMLNDFGYLERNNFNYLRYDLAKRKTDLPADSAYASQDWHFAGSRRYSDDGVRIADAVAVNRQSNMRDGGTEFVEASLWSGGHDDLLTRGHGTVRMPAKAFLSYERLRPRQGDSPWSLYTEAYYKAEGLGDLDQGRATVYLEPNYQVSDRMLLFAGVEYSHDPAWLLWRGDNRIADFRADILSLNGGMEWFIDEKQELRVRLETIGIDARQRQVYRVDAAGRPLRVEEAVPDFSLRNLAFQVRYRYELAPLSYLYIAYVRGGEMYEEGARRRDVGSEFGDAFGLRDSEQLLVKLSYRFEI, encoded by the coding sequence ATGCGCCATCGTTGCACCATCGCCGCACTGGCGGCCGCCTGTGCCGCCGTCTCGCTCGCGCCGTGCGCGCGGGCCGTGGAGATCGACGGGCGCATCGATCCGCAGGAGTGGGCCCAGGCCCAGCGCATCGACGACTTCCGCCACACCCAGCCGCTCTCGCGCGAGCCGGGCCGGTTGCCGACCCAGGCCTGGCTGATGGCGACCGAGCGCGGCCTGGCCGTGGCCTTCCGCAACACCCAGCCGGCCGGGGTGCCGCGCATGCGCCAGCACACCCAGCGCGACGGCGACGGCACCGTCGACCGGGTCAATCTCTACGTCGACTTCGACGGCGACGGCCGCACCGGCTACAACTTCACCGTGACCCTGGCCAACAGCATCACCGACGCCACCGTCACCAACGAGAACCGCTTCAACAACGACTGGGACGGCCACTGGCTGCACGCCACCGGCGAAGACGAGCAGGGCTGGTCGGCCGAGATGCTGATCCCCTGGCACATCGCGCCGATGCGCGGCGGCGCCGGCGGCATGCGCACGCTCGGCATCCAGCTCGACCGCGTCGTCGCCTCCAGCGGCGAGCGCCTGTCGTGGCCGGCGGTGCACTACACCGAGGCGCGTTACCTGAGCGCGTTCAACCGCGTCGAGGTGCCGGCCTACCGGCAATCGCTGTTGGCGATCACGCCGTATGCGGTGGCCATCGGCGACGCGGTCGGCCACGCCAGCGACGTCGACGGCGGTTTCGACCTGTTCTGGAAACCCAGCGGCGCGTTCCAGCTCAGCGCCACCGTCAATCCGGATTTCGGCCAGGTCGAGAGCGACGAGCTGACCGTCAACTTCAGCGCCACCGAGAGTTTCTTCAGCGACAAGCGCCCGTTCTTCACCGAGAACCAGGGCTTCTTCGACGTGCCGTTCGGTTCGTACAACAACAACAGCCGGCTGATCTACACCCGCCGCGTCGGCGCCCAGGCCGACGACGGCAACGGTTCGGGCGACGTGGCCGCGGCGATCAAGCTCAACGGCAGCGCCGGCGGACTCAACTACGGCGTGTTCGCCGCCAGCGAAGGCGACGCGGCCGGCCGCGATTTCTATGCCGCCCGCGTCACCCGCGATTTCGAACGTTTCGGCCTGGGCGCGATGGCCACGCGGGTGGAGCGGCCGTTCCAGGACCGCATCGCCAACGTCTACGAATTCGACCAGCGCTGGGCGCCGAACGCGCAGTGGTCGCTGCGCGGCACCGTGGTGGCTTCCGACGTGCAGCAGCAGGGGCGCAACCGGCGCGACAGCGGCGCGCAGCTGCGCGTGGACTACGACATGGGCGGCGGCTGGCGCCAGCAGCTGTACGGCCTGCACGTCGGACGCGAGCTGATGCTCAACGACTTCGGTTACCTGGAGCGCAACAACTTCAACTACCTGCGCTACGACTTGGCCAAGCGCAAGACCGACCTGCCGGCCGATTCGGCCTACGCCAGCCAGGACTGGCACTTCGCCGGCTCGCGCCGCTACAGCGACGACGGCGTGCGCATCGCCGACGCGGTGGCCGTCAACCGCCAGAGCAACATGCGCGACGGCGGCACCGAGTTCGTCGAGGCCTCGCTGTGGAGCGGCGGCCACGACGACCTGCTCACCCGCGGCCACGGCACGGTGCGGATGCCGGCCAAGGCGTTCCTGAGCTACGAACGCCTGCGCCCGCGCCAGGGCGACAGCCCGTGGTCGCTGTACACCGAGGCGTATTACAAGGCCGAGGGGCTGGGCGATCTCGACCAGGGCCGGGCCACCGTGTACCTGGAGCCGAACTATCAGGTCAGCGACCGCATGCTGCTGTTCGCCGGCGTCGAATACAGCCACGATCCGGCCTGGCTGCTGTGGCGCGGCGACAACCGCATCGCCGATTTCCGCGCCGACATCCTCAGCCTCAACGGCGGGATGGAGTGGTTCATCGACGAGAAACAGGAACTGCGCGTGCGCTTGGAGACCATCGGCATCGACGCGCGCCAGCGCCAGGTGTATCGCGTCGACGCCGCCGGCCGGCCGTTGCGGGTCGAGGAGGCGGTGCCGGACTTCAGCCTGCGCAACCTCGCCTTCCAGGTGCGCTATCGCTACGAGTTGGCGCCGCTGTCGTATCTGTACATCGCCTACGTGCGCGGCGGCGAAATGTACGAGGAAGGCGCGCGCCGCCGCGACGTCGGCAGCGAGTTCGGCGATGCGTTCGGCCTGCGCGACAGCGAGCAGTTGCTGGTGAAGCTGTCGTACCGGTTCGAGATTTGA